Below is a genomic region from Brassica rapa cultivar Chiifu-401-42 chromosome A08, CAAS_Brap_v3.01, whole genome shotgun sequence.
CATGCCGGAAGAGTACGAGTAAGTGGCTTGGTAGAatctgtatatatttataagtttttattattaagAGTTCTAAAAGAATGTGAGAAAGGGAACAAAAATTATGTTCAATGAGGAAAATAGAAATAACTTTATAGTTTTTTGCTCATCATAAAGCCACGAAACTAGATTGTAAAGtgctgaacaaaaaaaaacttactccCATGTTGCATACTGTACTGCATTAACGTAAGCTCTGTGCTACAAATGCATCAATCCTGAAACGGGCAATACGCTCTTACTCTTCTCTAATCACCTTGTGGTGCATATGACTGCTAGATCTCGGAGAAAGGACAAACTGCGATACAGATACCCCCGTGGAGAGTCCTACCTCGATGTAATTCAACGGTATGTCGTCTCTTTTTTGACATTCAGTCATAAAATGAAAACCTCAAGCAAACATTGCTTCTTTGGCAATATAGGCTGGAACCTGTGATCATTGAGTTAGAACGACAAAGAGCTCCTGTCGTCGTCATATCTCACCAGGTTATACTCCAAACGATCTGTAACACTTAGAAAAACACAGTACACAAATGTTGAATTGATTTCAATGAGTTCCTCTTACTTGGTTTGTACACAGGCCGTTCTAAGGGCCTTATATGCATATTTTGCGGATCGTCCCCTCAAAGAAATACCCCAGATCGAGGTAATGTGAattagaaaatttgaaattttgcaTGATTAAAAGCGTTTGAATGGTTAAGACGGACACGTAATAATATCATTGCTATCTAACAGATGCCGCTGCACACTATCATAGAGATACAGATGGGAGTTTCTGGTGTGCAAGAGAAGCGCTACAAACTCATGGACTGATTACAACAACCACAATTTCCGTGGAATAGAAAGATTTGGAGATATTGGGTTACAGTTTGGCCTCCCAGTTCTTAGTTTTTATCCTTTGAATACTTTTCTTTACAGTCTCACATGTCTTGTAATACCAACATGTTATATCTTCTTACAATAATTAACTTTTACATTATAGATCTAAATAGCTGTCGTCGCGATCAGTTCTTAGCATACTGTTTAGTTTCCGTGGGTTCAGATTTCAAACTGAGAGTGCAATTTGCCTGAGTGTATTTGTTAAAATTTACGTGAACAATAAAAGGATGAAACGTTCTAATTGCTCCACCTATAATTCTCTCTTAGCTGCATTTTCTAAGCATTTTCTAAGCTCATGTCAGGTTAATGTACAGCGCAGTTTATGGTAATCAACTAATGATCGATTCACTCTGATCAAAAAGATATATCTTGGTAATATTTCATCTCAGTCAAATACAAAAACCTAGAAGAAGAGATGCACCTTTCGGGTCCACATATTTCTGATCTTTcgataaaaaaaatcacttttttTCATAAAACATAGGAAGtaaaaccaatataaaatttCTTTCAATTCATCTGAAAACCTCTTTCGAAAATTGTCTTTGATCCAATTCGTAGAAATCAATAGAAAAGACAAATCCCTTATGATACATCAAATTCAGGTCAATCGAGTCACAGTTTCACAAAGTGTATAACTTGTACAaatctttctatttttctcaaaaaaagaaCATCATATGAACTAGAATGAAAGGGTCTGTCATCCTAAAATTAGGATTTACTCTTTATCGTAAATATTCACTTGTAGTATATCATATCTCAACAAATTAGCGTAATTTTTCTACCGCATATAAAATTGACGATGTCgagtaaacaataaaaaatatattgatccAACAAAAGGAGAGAGAATAAGACCAGAGAAATCATGAATTTGATCTCAAATTGATAGGTAATAAAAAACATCAATTAAAAACAGCCTAGTGGTCCCAGCGGGGCTCGAACCCGCGACCTTCGGCTCATAAGACCAacgctctaaccaactgagctacGGGACCTCTGCAAATCAAATGCGccactaattttttaatttcaaatatctTAATCATGTATTATGTATACCTAGTATCCATGGTTCTTATGTTGACAGTATAACTTTCCAGAAGAATTATGTAACATTTTGAACCCTCACATCAGCTCATATGATAAATCATCAATCATTTTCTactatgtattatatattatcatGTTGTTTTATTATATGTCAAGTACGATATTTTATacttatgataaaaaaaagcttaaaaataaatcatctccatatattattttatggtcAACGTTAGAATTGAGTAATGGGTCACAGTCCTCATGTTAACGTTCTATCTTCAATCTCTATAGACTCCTAATGATACCGATACATATGGGTCATTGGTCTCAACCCAACCCAAGTATACATTGTTAGAACTTGTGGTTTTAGTTTCATTATTTAAATGTGAAAAGTCAAACAAGAGAGAACAGAATTTGATCAACATTTGATTGTCATGTAACTTGAGACCTATCACATTTTAGACTATCATGTTACATAGCACGAAAGAAAGTGAAGTTGTTTTATAGCAAGCCTCTGATGTTGACGTACGAGGATAAATAGGTTTTGATACGTTCCAACAAATCCAACATCGTATTGACTCCTTTCATGCAAACCAGAGGGAAGCGATTCACTTTGACACTACGAATGAAGTCGCCGGATGAATACTTGGCACACGCGCCAGGCACTTTATCACCTTTATAAGCCTTGCAAATGTAGCTTATGAAATTTTCATAATCCTACAGTAAACATAATATTAGGTAAGTTCAAAGCCAATAAACATCAAGCACATATACATGCAGAGAACTGATTCTAAACTACCTAGGCCTATCTAATCCACAAGATCGATCCTGACCATAATCAAGTGAAACATTTAGCCTTTGActccaaaatttttaaaataattattttttttacaaacaacaaaaaataattgtatCTATGTACTATGTTACAAAATAACTTAACATAAACATAAACCTctatatttataacattttaattaaaactcttacttaattatttataactCCCAAAACCTCAGGACAAAAAAGCTCTCAATCATTTTCTCAAGAGTATTGAGTATAGAGATAGTCTTgaacagagattaagagagcTTGTATTGTTCACGGTAAGCATTCAATATATTCTAAAAGGAATCATATTAAACGAACCTCATAAAGTGGCTGACCATCCACGACTACCCATGGAACGTATTCATGAGGTGGCTGAAGTGCACTCGTTTCTGCAGCATACTGCAACTCAAGCTGCAGCAAGTGAAAAAAGATTAGCACGAAATGCACCAATCTGTGAACTATACATCCCAGAAGCTTCAAAACAAGAACATGGTACATGGATACAAATATCTTACATTAAAATAAAACGGTTTAAAAAAAGTGAGTTTATTAAGCATAAAACTGCTCAGAATATCCCTTCTATAACCAGACTATTCCAatgctaaaaaaaaagaagcaatgcTCATAAAACAAGAGATTATGGTGAAAAGctttatcttattattttttacccaagaaaaaaaaagagattgtgGTGAAAGTCATATAGAGAAGGGACTAACCTTTTGTCCATGTCCACTGCTGAGGCAATCAGAAACAGGCTTGGAGCTCAGATTGAGCTTATCATAACAAGTCTTCCACTTGTCATACTTGTCTTCTGTCACCAAACTCTCAACACAGTAGATGAAAGGGAAATGATCGCTCTGCATAACGAAAGTGACGGGTCTAAGAAGAGTATAACTTGTTCCGCACGTCAAACAGATCTCATCATTAAACTTACCAGTTTCGGCCAGGCATCAATAGCACAAGCTTCTACCGTATCCAAGAAGCATTCATTTTCCCCGTGCTGCAACAACAAGCAGACAAGGTTTATGTAATCGAATCTGATACTGTAGAAAGAAACAAGGAGTATACCTGGCAAAGGGCAGTGACATTGTCGGGGCGGAGGTAGGTGTTGCCCCAGGGAGACAGATGGAGATCGACGATGGATATCAGATCGTCTTCAAAGAGCTTCACGAGGTGGTCAACTACGAACGAAGAACAGGCAGGACAGAGAGACTCATAGTACAGACTCAGCGAGACTTTCGACGAAGATGGTAGAGATACACCAGATAGATcagatggtgatgatgatgacgacaaTGATACAAAGCAGAGAAGAAGGGAAACGTAATAGATCAGGAAAAGATGTTTGCTCGTCGGCATCGACGCCATGATTGTAGAGACGAGCTTTGACTTTTCTTTAAAGACTACTATTACATAACAATATACCTCAATGCTCGCGAAAGGTAACAATAGTTTATTATGGTAATGATTAAAGACACGTGCTATATATCATACTGTattttgtaatgttttttttttctcttctactTGGGCTTGGTAAAGATGGTAAACATTAGATCTAAGATTCGATTTAAACGGAGGACTTCGAGGATGTGCTTCCCGAAGATCATATAGATCAAACACAAACAGAGGGGGAAGTGCTCTCCGGAGAATCCGCTTGTGTAACTAATACATGCTCTAATTTTAAATGGgcagctgacaaaaaaaaactcaagatttaAACCAAATTGAGTCAAAACAACTAAGGAAATCCACTAAAAAGACTtgcagattaaaaaaaattatttgatgagAGTACACACG
It encodes:
- the LOC103836457 gene encoding gamma-interferon-responsive lysosomal thiol protein, whose protein sequence is MASMPTSKHLFLIYYVSLLLCFVSLSSSSSPSDLSGVSLPSSSKVSLSLYYESLCPACSSFVVDHLVKLFEDDLISIVDLHLSPWGNTYLRPDNVTALCQHGENECFLDTVEACAIDAWPKLSDHFPFIYCVESLVTEDKYDKWKTCYDKLNLSSKPVSDCLSSGHGQKLELQYAAETSALQPPHEYVPWVVVDGQPLYEDYENFISYICKAYKGDKVPGACAKYSSGDFIRSVKVNRFPLVCMKGVNTMLDLLERIKTYLSSYVNIRGLL